A portion of the Acanthopagrus latus isolate v.2019 chromosome 21, fAcaLat1.1, whole genome shotgun sequence genome contains these proteins:
- the cirbpa gene encoding cold inducible RNA binding protein a isoform X1 produces the protein MSDEGKLFIGGLSFETNEESLAAAFGKYGTIEKVDVIRDKETGRSRGFGFVKYDNADDAKDAMNAMNGKSLDGRAIRVDEAGKGGRSRGGFQAGGRGGGRFSGSRGRGGRGYSRGGYNGDRSYGDRSYGDRGFGGEGRSFGGGGGGGYRSGGYSSGGGGGYRDNRGQGGYSERSGSYRDGYDGYAAHE, from the exons ATGTCGGACGAGGGTAAACTGTTTATCGGAGGGCTGAGTTTCGAGACCAACGAGGAGTCTCTGGCTGCGGCCTTCGGCAAATACGGAACCATCGAAAAAG TGGATGTgatcagagacaaagagacGGGGAGATCTCGCGGGTTCGGCTTCGTGAAATACGACAATGCAGATGACGCTAAAGACGCCATGAACGCAATGAACGGCAAG TCTCTAGATGGCCGGGCTATTCGCGTGGATGAGGCAGGAAAGGGTGGTCGTTCCAGAGGAGGTTTCCAGGCAGGTGGACGCGGAGGTGGAAGATTCAGTGGATCAAGGGGGCGAGGTGGGCGTGGTTATTCCAGAG GTGGTTACAACGGTGACAGGAGTTATGGTGACAGGAGTTACGGTGATAGGGGCTTCGGAGGTGAGGGCAGGAGCTTTGgaggtggcggcggcggtggatACAGGAGTGGAGGATATTCCTCAGGAGGCGGCGGCGGCTACAGAGACAATAG GGGTCAGGGTGGATACAGCGAGCGCTCTGGATCATACCGTGACGGATATGACGGCTATG CTGCACACGAGTAA
- the cirbpa gene encoding cold inducible RNA binding protein a isoform X2: protein MSDEGKLFIGGLSFETNEESLAAAFGKYGTIEKVDVIRDKETGRSRGFGFVKYDNADDAKDAMNAMNGKSLDGRAIRVDEAGKGGRSRGGFQAGGRGGGRFSGSRGRGGYNGDRSYGDRSYGDRGFGGEGRSFGGGGGGGYRSGGYSSGGGGGYRDNRGQGGYSERSGSYRDGYDGYAAHE from the exons ATGTCGGACGAGGGTAAACTGTTTATCGGAGGGCTGAGTTTCGAGACCAACGAGGAGTCTCTGGCTGCGGCCTTCGGCAAATACGGAACCATCGAAAAAG TGGATGTgatcagagacaaagagacGGGGAGATCTCGCGGGTTCGGCTTCGTGAAATACGACAATGCAGATGACGCTAAAGACGCCATGAACGCAATGAACGGCAAG TCTCTAGATGGCCGGGCTATTCGCGTGGATGAGGCAGGAAAGGGTGGTCGTTCCAGAGGAGGTTTCCAGGCAGGTGGACGCGGAGGTGGAAGATTCAGTGGATCAAGGGGGCGAG GTGGTTACAACGGTGACAGGAGTTATGGTGACAGGAGTTACGGTGATAGGGGCTTCGGAGGTGAGGGCAGGAGCTTTGgaggtggcggcggcggtggatACAGGAGTGGAGGATATTCCTCAGGAGGCGGCGGCGGCTACAGAGACAATAG GGGTCAGGGTGGATACAGCGAGCGCTCTGGATCATACCGTGACGGATATGACGGCTATG CTGCACACGAGTAA